The sequence below is a genomic window from bacterium.
ACGGACGAAGCCGCACGTGAACGTGGGTACGATAGGGCACGTGGATCACGGCAAGACGACTTTGACGAGCGCGATCACGAAGTATCTTTCGACGAAGGGTCTGGCGGCGGTGATGGAGTTTGACCAGATCGACAAGGCTCCTGAGGAGAAGG
It includes:
- a CDS encoding GTP-binding protein, coding for MAKEKFERTKPHVNVGTIGHVDHGKTTLTSAITKYLSTKGLAAVMEFDQIDKAPEEK